A genomic stretch from Erysipelothrix sp. HDW6C includes:
- the rihC gene encoding ribonucleoside hydrolase RihC yields MDKRKIIIDTDPGIDDAVALAIALFDETVEVSLITTVAGNVSVEKTTKNLLKLLKFYNKDIPVAKGADRPLIREARDASGVHGETGMGGYEFPEEDTSLLLKDDAVDAMYNTLVKNGKTTLVPIGPLTNIAMMLRKYPDAGQYIDEIVLMGGSASRGNFGVYSEFNIGYDPEAAHIVFDSGIPFTMVGLDVGLKALVYPEDSEKLKDMNKVGNMFYHLFKQYRGGSFMTGLKMYDASAIAYLLKPEMFETVETHVSVELHGEYTAGATLVDLRGYLNKPNNAKVTLDIDPEAFKEWFMEAISKCDVV; encoded by the coding sequence ATGGATAAACGTAAAATCATCATTGATACCGATCCTGGTATCGATGACGCAGTTGCTTTGGCAATTGCCTTGTTTGATGAAACCGTAGAGGTAAGTCTGATTACAACAGTTGCAGGAAATGTCAGTGTTGAAAAAACGACAAAAAACTTATTGAAACTCTTAAAGTTTTATAACAAAGACATTCCTGTTGCAAAAGGGGCCGACCGTCCTCTAATTCGTGAAGCACGCGATGCAAGTGGTGTTCATGGTGAAACCGGTATGGGAGGTTACGAATTCCCAGAGGAAGACACAAGCCTCTTGCTCAAAGACGATGCTGTTGATGCAATGTACAATACCTTGGTCAAGAATGGCAAAACAACATTGGTACCGATTGGTCCGTTGACCAACATTGCCATGATGTTGCGCAAATATCCAGATGCAGGTCAATACATTGATGAGATTGTTCTCATGGGTGGTAGTGCATCACGTGGAAACTTTGGTGTTTATTCCGAATTTAACATTGGATATGACCCTGAAGCTGCTCACATCGTGTTCGACAGTGGCATACCGTTCACAATGGTCGGTCTTGATGTTGGACTTAAAGCCCTTGTATACCCTGAGGACTCAGAAAAACTTAAAGATATGAACAAAGTAGGAAATATGTTCTATCACTTGTTTAAACAATATCGCGGTGGCAGCTTTATGACAGGTCTTAAAATGTATGATGCAAGTGCAATCGCATATCTTTTAAAACCAGAAATGTTTGAAACAGTCGAAACCCATGTTTCAGTTGAATTACATGGAGAGTACACAGCAGGGGCAACACTTGTTGACTTACGCGGTTACCTCAACAAACCGAATAATGCCAAGGTTACCTTGGATATCGATCCTGAAGCATTTAAAGAATGGTTCATGGAAGCAATTTCTAAATGTGACGTAGTCTAA
- the rbsK gene encoding ribokinase, which produces MKERNVVVLGSINADIMISSNRIPEQGETIAGFDYFQSIGGKGGNQAVAVSKLGTQTALIGCVGRDYQGQLALNALQEANINTQYVGVSDTEHTGTAVVLRVDNDNRIIINQGANGAITQKQLEDALKESEASVFLTQFEVPMNTVYEGLQMAKDLGMKTVVNPAPAFDIDESQYQYMDYLVLNQSESKALSGIFPSNHAEAKEAAAYFIKRGVKHIILTLGGDGSYYIDAENEVSVSPYKVDVVDTTGAGDAYIGTLIYGLAHEFSVQKMLEYASAAGALACTRKGAQSSLPVLTELETFIQENKEN; this is translated from the coding sequence ATGAAAGAACGTAATGTAGTTGTTTTAGGAAGCATTAATGCCGATATTATGATATCGAGCAATCGCATTCCAGAACAAGGGGAGACAATCGCTGGGTTTGACTATTTTCAATCCATCGGTGGAAAAGGCGGCAACCAAGCGGTTGCAGTTTCAAAACTTGGAACACAAACAGCATTAATTGGATGTGTTGGACGTGACTACCAAGGACAACTTGCTTTGAATGCACTGCAAGAGGCAAACATCAACACTCAGTATGTTGGTGTAAGCGATACCGAGCACACCGGAACTGCAGTTGTATTAAGAGTTGATAATGACAATCGTATTATTATCAATCAAGGCGCAAACGGTGCCATCACACAAAAACAACTGGAAGACGCTCTCAAGGAAAGTGAAGCATCCGTGTTTCTAACCCAATTTGAAGTTCCCATGAATACTGTTTATGAAGGGCTTCAAATGGCGAAAGATTTGGGAATGAAGACTGTTGTCAATCCAGCACCTGCATTTGATATTGATGAATCACAATACCAATATATGGATTATCTTGTGCTCAATCAATCTGAGAGTAAGGCATTATCCGGCATCTTCCCAAGCAATCATGCTGAAGCAAAGGAAGCGGCTGCGTATTTTATTAAACGTGGTGTTAAGCACATTATTCTTACATTGGGTGGTGATGGAAGTTACTACATCGATGCTGAAAACGAAGTTTCCGTGTCACCCTACAAAGTGGATGTTGTAGATACGACCGGAGCAGGAGATGCTTACATTGGGACCCTCATCTATGGTCTCGCTCACGAGTTTAGTGTTCAAAAGATGCTTGAGTATGCAAGTGCAGCTGGAGCATTGGCATGTACACGAAAAGGGGCGCAAAGTTCCTTGCCGGTACTGACGGAGTTAGAAACATTTATACAAGAAAATAAGGAGAACTAA
- a CDS encoding GNAT family N-acetyltransferase has protein sequence MKNHAYTLTDNSLSAEDYLDLHRRVGFAMYAHEDVESALAHDLFDVVIKDKNEIIGCARIVGDDRIVFFIKDVIVDPRYQHQGCGTLLMNRLFEYIDAHACPGAYVGLMSTKGMESYYENFGFIRRPNADLGSGMVLFYERT, from the coding sequence ATGAAGAATCACGCATATACTCTAACAGATAACAGTTTGTCTGCTGAAGATTATTTGGATTTGCACCGTCGGGTTGGGTTTGCAATGTATGCTCACGAAGATGTTGAATCTGCTTTAGCTCACGATTTGTTTGATGTCGTTATTAAAGATAAGAATGAAATCATTGGATGCGCCCGCATCGTTGGTGATGATCGCATTGTCTTCTTTATTAAAGATGTAATCGTTGATCCACGCTACCAACATCAAGGGTGTGGAACACTGTTGATGAATCGCTTGTTTGAATACATTGATGCTCATGCTTGCCCAGGAGCTTATGTTGGACTCATGTCCACAAAAGGGATGGAAAGCTATTATGAGAACTTTGGATTCATTCGCCGACCAAACGCAGATTTAGGAAGTGGGATGGTTTTATTTTATGAAAGAACGTAA
- a CDS encoding LacI family DNA-binding transcriptional regulator produces MKRIRLKDIAQMAGVSETAVSLVLNGKETRISAAKKEEIRAIAKEHDYRPSYVARSLSMMQTHTIGLIVPDIENPFFSAMSKELAQQLLERGYMVFISNSDDRKESDRVLINQHLAREVDGLILCVSNDASADTTFYQEVLAPIRKPYVLVDRQYDQKTTNQVFFDNEQGGYIATKYMIDQGLRRIACITGKKGSRLGRERFEGYCRALKEHNIPLDETIIFEGDFRFDSAKPFAKVIVEDESIEGVFAANDLMAYAVLSYKINDYDRELSVVGYDNLQQSKMFGIDMPSVEQDIHIMVHKAIEVLFKQIDEKTDSENIILQPRLIP; encoded by the coding sequence ATGAAGCGAATCAGATTGAAAGATATTGCCCAAATGGCGGGAGTGTCAGAAACCGCAGTTTCCTTAGTCTTAAATGGTAAAGAGACCCGAATATCGGCAGCTAAGAAGGAAGAAATCCGTGCTATTGCAAAAGAACATGACTACAGACCAAGTTATGTTGCGCGATCGTTATCGATGATGCAAACTCACACTATTGGTCTTATTGTCCCAGATATTGAAAACCCATTCTTCTCTGCAATGTCGAAAGAATTAGCGCAACAATTACTGGAACGTGGTTATATGGTATTTATCTCAAACAGTGATGACCGCAAGGAAAGCGATCGAGTTCTTATTAATCAACATTTGGCACGTGAGGTTGATGGATTGATTCTGTGTGTTTCCAATGATGCGAGTGCAGATACGACGTTCTATCAAGAAGTCCTAGCTCCAATTCGTAAACCCTATGTCCTGGTTGACCGACAATACGATCAAAAAACAACCAACCAAGTATTCTTTGATAACGAACAAGGTGGTTATATTGCCACAAAATATATGATTGATCAAGGATTACGTCGCATTGCGTGTATTACAGGTAAAAAAGGATCACGACTTGGCCGAGAACGGTTTGAAGGCTATTGTCGCGCCTTGAAAGAGCATAATATTCCGCTTGATGAAACCATCATCTTTGAAGGAGATTTCCGCTTTGACTCTGCGAAGCCTTTTGCTAAAGTTATTGTTGAAGACGAAAGTATTGAAGGTGTCTTTGCAGCGAATGACTTGATGGCCTATGCTGTATTGAGTTATAAAATTAATGATTATGATCGTGAGCTATCAGTTGTTGGTTACGATAATTTGCAACAATCTAAAATGTTTGGAATTGACATGCCATCTGTGGAGCAAGATATTCACATTATGGTTCACAAGGCAATAGAAGTACTGTTTAAACAAATTGATGAGAAGACGGACTCTGAGAATATCATTCTGCAACCACGATTGATACCTTAA
- the tyrS gene encoding tyrosine--tRNA ligase — MNFLDELEWRGLVKDVTNREALTKRLETPISLYCGFDPTADSLHVGHLQQLILLKRYQMQGHHPIALIGGATGMIGDPRPTTERSMLTDADLQQNIAGIGAQITRILTSDNNPVKIVNNRDWLGSMNALDFLRDYGKYFSVATMLAKDTIAKRLSTGISYTEFSYTILQAIDYLHLFQKEGVQLQIGGSDQWGNLVSGTELIRKIEGHEAETYGVTSHLIMKADGTKFGKSEGQNIWLDPSRTDAYAFYQYFINTSDEDVIDFTKRLSFKSVDEIKAIEAEFLAAPHQRLAQKELAKELTIIVFGEEGLAMAERMTQALFSGNVQDLSVDELKSAFADSNAIDVTADATIVDLLVDTKILPSKREARQLVSDGAIRVNGAVVNDVAFVVTKADAIGQEITVIRRGKKTYHLINHVL; from the coding sequence ATGAATTTTTTAGATGAACTTGAATGGCGTGGTCTTGTTAAAGATGTTACCAATCGCGAAGCACTCACAAAGCGTTTAGAGACTCCCATTTCACTTTACTGTGGATTTGACCCGACTGCTGATTCTTTGCATGTGGGACATCTTCAACAATTAATACTCTTGAAACGTTACCAAATGCAAGGACACCATCCGATTGCACTTATTGGTGGGGCAACCGGTATGATTGGGGATCCCCGTCCAACTACGGAACGATCAATGTTGACAGATGCAGATCTGCAACAAAACATCGCAGGAATTGGAGCACAGATCACGCGTATTTTAACATCCGATAATAACCCAGTAAAAATCGTGAACAATCGCGATTGGTTGGGAAGTATGAATGCATTGGACTTTTTACGTGACTATGGTAAATACTTCAGTGTCGCAACAATGCTCGCAAAAGATACAATTGCAAAACGATTGAGTACGGGTATCTCGTATACAGAGTTCTCATATACAATTCTTCAAGCAATTGACTACCTACATCTCTTCCAAAAAGAGGGTGTTCAGTTACAAATTGGCGGATCTGATCAATGGGGAAATCTTGTCAGCGGTACCGAACTCATTCGTAAAATTGAAGGTCATGAAGCAGAAACATACGGTGTCACATCGCACTTAATTATGAAGGCAGATGGTACAAAATTCGGAAAGAGTGAAGGACAAAACATTTGGCTTGATCCAAGCCGTACGGATGCATATGCATTCTACCAATACTTTATTAATACAAGTGATGAAGATGTTATTGACTTTACCAAACGTCTTTCATTCAAATCAGTCGATGAAATCAAGGCAATTGAAGCTGAGTTTTTAGCTGCGCCACACCAACGCCTTGCTCAAAAAGAACTTGCCAAAGAACTTACCATTATTGTATTTGGCGAAGAAGGACTGGCAATGGCCGAACGCATGACACAAGCCTTGTTCTCGGGAAATGTTCAAGACTTGTCTGTTGACGAACTTAAGAGCGCATTTGCTGACAGCAATGCAATTGATGTCACAGCTGATGCAACGATCGTTGATTTACTTGTTGATACGAAAATTTTACCAAGCAAACGTGAAGCACGCCAACTGGTTAGTGATGGTGCGATTCGCGTCAATGGGGCGGTAGTTAATGATGTTGCGTTTGTTGTTACAAAGGCTGATGCAATTGGTCAAGAAATCACGGTGATTCGTCGTGGTAAAAAGACATATCATTTAATAAACCACGTGTTATAA
- a CDS encoding citrate lyase holo-[acyl-carrier protein] synthase — protein sequence MNIVQLTSESIRELRAKRNGIMKGMIEGQSGSLLVLGGSFAGDDRQRHVVSYAVFTIFFELWERFNMESWSYTYDAEGLIFYVKLEEDAKDVKDILVHYEDHHPIGFAIDSDVFDSQQKWSRESLGMPNRMDDFTKSSLDELMNDIVEDPKYIDNYIKRVEGYIVKGDKQTILSNILVYGYVSGFTKEMGFGMYGPNYKGSNEQMNFEKFIHLVRTYKDEIHRIFTVNSNSASDIARFQTEVENKIQRAVLNQQSYQYTVFMTSIVMFAFINSRGYADITKQIKKLGESFAQNDLLGEEPQRYDILKNGMREVFNQYVPFLQKSKSITSTLLYIMSRHDDQAILGHNGEQALLKVQFLAKNLIHKEDKWIELDKFCSSIYVYPHDDTTLLVVTSMLDIMQRYYLKIKMLFDTQEK from the coding sequence ATGAATATTGTTCAGTTAACATCGGAGTCTATACGCGAACTGCGTGCAAAACGAAATGGTATCATGAAGGGGATGATTGAAGGACAATCGGGTTCACTCCTCGTATTGGGTGGATCGTTTGCTGGAGATGATCGCCAACGCCATGTTGTATCTTATGCAGTTTTCACAATATTCTTCGAATTGTGGGAACGTTTTAATATGGAGTCTTGGTCATATACTTATGACGCTGAGGGACTTATTTTCTACGTGAAACTTGAAGAAGATGCCAAAGATGTTAAAGACATTCTGGTCCACTATGAAGATCACCACCCAATCGGTTTTGCGATTGACAGTGATGTATTCGATAGCCAACAAAAATGGTCTCGCGAATCATTGGGCATGCCCAACCGCATGGATGATTTTACAAAATCTTCTTTGGATGAACTGATGAATGATATTGTGGAAGATCCAAAATATATTGATAATTATATCAAACGCGTCGAAGGCTATATTGTAAAAGGTGATAAACAAACTATCTTATCAAATATACTCGTATATGGTTATGTTAGTGGATTTACAAAAGAGATGGGCTTTGGAATGTATGGTCCTAACTACAAAGGCAGTAACGAGCAAATGAATTTTGAAAAGTTCATTCACTTGGTACGAACATACAAAGATGAAATTCATCGAATCTTTACGGTAAATAGTAACAGTGCTAGTGATATTGCCCGATTCCAAACCGAGGTTGAAAATAAGATTCAGCGCGCTGTTTTGAATCAACAGTCGTATCAATATACTGTGTTTATGACAAGCATTGTGATGTTTGCCTTCATTAACTCACGCGGTTATGCAGATATTACCAAACAAATTAAAAAACTTGGTGAGTCCTTTGCTCAAAATGATCTTCTAGGTGAAGAACCCCAACGTTATGATATTCTTAAAAATGGAATGCGCGAAGTATTCAATCAATATGTGCCATTCTTACAAAAGAGCAAATCAATTACCTCAACACTTCTCTATATTATGAGTCGTCATGATGATCAAGCAATCTTGGGTCACAATGGCGAGCAAGCATTGCTAAAAGTACAATTTTTAGCAAAGAATTTAATCCACAAAGAAGATAAATGGATTGAATTGGATAAATTCTGCAGCTCAATTTATGTTTATCCGCATGACGATACAACGCTACTTGTTGTAACGAGCATGCTCGATATCATGCAACGCTATTACTTAAAGATTAAAATGTTATTTGATACACAAGAAAAATAA
- a CDS encoding MFS transporter, whose product MSKNKKIVLFSIVMFLVFVSHAMLYTQIIPFLTEVGYSVTQRGYVLSFFAAIAIIGQIGVGFLSDKTGETRKFFIFAAFIYFWAGLFAFWFDQPNFWFHFFLISFMAAMTRIIANIYEIWTLEVEGLYHDFGKIRTFGSLGWAVASLFSGYVVTHYGFRPLGFIAGGLSLIIIFLSFRLEDAHKIKNEQFSFNDVKLLFKNKNYVLLLVVYTVAYLAFNAEGITVVDLIYSLGGNAQNVGTKWFIHALFEMPTMFIMGALLLKYRGKKLMIFAAAVAGVRYILYGFVGDISQIYWLTTLQMFTFPIILVTQKDLIFHEVPAFLSSSAQMIATSICTGLSSILTPLIASQLIASTSIQTAFFVFAAMMFLSIVIILFYKPQLTKHS is encoded by the coding sequence ATGTCCAAGAATAAGAAAATCGTGCTGTTTAGTATTGTAATGTTTCTCGTATTTGTATCTCATGCCATGTTATATACACAAATTATCCCATTCCTAACTGAAGTTGGTTATAGTGTGACCCAGCGAGGGTATGTGTTGTCTTTTTTTGCAGCTATTGCAATAATTGGTCAAATTGGAGTTGGCTTTTTAAGTGATAAAACAGGTGAAACGCGAAAGTTCTTTATTTTCGCGGCATTTATTTACTTTTGGGCCGGACTCTTTGCGTTTTGGTTTGACCAACCCAACTTTTGGTTTCATTTCTTCTTAATCAGTTTCATGGCCGCTATGACACGGATTATTGCTAATATATATGAAATATGGACCTTGGAAGTTGAAGGTTTATACCATGATTTTGGGAAAATACGAACCTTTGGATCGCTTGGTTGGGCAGTCGCCAGTCTTTTCAGTGGCTATGTTGTCACACACTATGGTTTTAGGCCGCTTGGCTTCATCGCTGGAGGATTGAGTCTCATCATCATCTTTCTCTCATTCCGTTTGGAAGATGCTCATAAAATTAAAAACGAACAGTTTAGTTTCAATGATGTGAAACTGCTTTTTAAGAATAAGAACTATGTTTTGTTATTAGTAGTTTATACAGTTGCTTATCTCGCATTTAATGCTGAGGGAATTACGGTTGTTGATCTTATATACAGCCTGGGTGGGAATGCTCAAAATGTTGGAACCAAATGGTTTATTCATGCTCTTTTTGAAATGCCAACCATGTTCATCATGGGTGCACTGCTCCTGAAATATCGTGGTAAGAAACTCATGATATTTGCTGCCGCAGTTGCGGGGGTACGTTACATTCTCTACGGATTTGTGGGGGATATTAGCCAAATATATTGGTTAACTACCCTGCAAATGTTCACATTTCCAATTATTTTAGTTACCCAAAAAGACCTCATTTTTCACGAAGTACCAGCGTTCTTGAGTTCGAGTGCCCAGATGATTGCGACGTCTATTTGTACGGGATTAAGTTCAATACTGACACCGCTCATCGCATCACAGTTGATCGCATCAACATCGATTCAAACAGCGTTCTTCGTATTTGCTGCAATGATGTTTTTATCTATTGTGATTATTTTGTTTTATAAGCCACAATTAACGAAACATTCATAA
- a CDS encoding 5-formyltetrahydrofolate cyclo-ligase — MDKRKIAHEKMSKRATYTVEQRILWDQKIHDDVIDRIGNHKVIALYAAFNHEVDTYGIIETLLWRDDITIVLPRVKGQSMDFYSIQNLTDLKPGVMGILEPTAEQPIEASAIDCIIVPMAAFNREGYRIGYGGGYYDRYLKNQSFIKIGVAYDFQETPEVFQEAHDIPCDVIITNQEVINVQE, encoded by the coding sequence ATGGATAAACGAAAAATTGCACACGAAAAAATGAGCAAACGTGCCACATATACTGTCGAGCAACGCATTCTCTGGGATCAGAAGATCCACGATGATGTCATTGATCGCATTGGGAATCATAAAGTGATAGCCCTTTATGCGGCTTTCAATCACGAAGTGGATACCTATGGAATTATTGAAACTTTATTGTGGCGTGATGATATCACAATTGTACTGCCACGTGTAAAGGGACAATCCATGGATTTTTATTCCATTCAAAATCTCACAGATTTAAAACCAGGGGTGATGGGAATCCTTGAACCCACAGCAGAACAACCGATAGAAGCATCAGCCATTGACTGCATAATCGTACCAATGGCTGCCTTCAATCGTGAAGGATACCGTATCGGATACGGTGGCGGATATTATGATCGTTATTTGAAAAACCAGTCATTCATAAAAATTGGGGTCGCCTATGACTTCCAAGAAACACCCGAAGTCTTCCAAGAAGCCCATGACATTCCATGTGATGTCATCATTACAAATCAAGAGGTTATCAATGTCCAAGAATAA
- the sufB gene encoding Fe-S cluster assembly protein SufB translates to MSEEKITDRDRLPNEEYQYGFHDTVDAVVQFDKGLNEDVVREISRIKNEPEWMLEHRLRAYRYFKEAPMPTWGADLTEINFDDYIYYLRASDRTETAWDDVPETIRNTFDRLGIPEAEAKYLSGVATQYDSEVVYASMLQEVESKGVLFFDMDTGLREHPEIVKKYFGTLVPYNDNKFAALNTAVWSGGSFIYIPKGVVLDKPLQSYFRINAESMGQFERTMIIVDEGADVHYVEGCTAPIYSKDSMHAAIVEIFVHENAKCRYTTIQNWSNNVYNLVTKRATVDAHGMMEWIDGNIGAYKTMKYPSCILAGNSARGMTISIAVAGRNQWQDTGAKMIHKAPNTQSTIISKSVSRNGGTVNYRGIVHHDKASINAKTKIECDTLILDELSMSDTMPVNIVETNASIVEHEARVSKISEEELFYLMSRGLSEEQAAETIILGFLEPFTRELPMEYAVELNQLMKMEMEGSVG, encoded by the coding sequence ATGAGTGAGGAAAAAATAACTGATCGCGATCGTTTGCCCAATGAAGAATATCAATATGGGTTTCACGATACTGTCGATGCGGTCGTACAGTTTGATAAAGGACTGAACGAAGATGTCGTCCGCGAAATATCACGGATTAAAAATGAACCAGAATGGATGCTTGAACACCGTTTGCGAGCATACCGATATTTTAAAGAGGCACCCATGCCAACATGGGGAGCAGATTTAACGGAAATTAACTTTGATGATTATATCTATTATTTGCGTGCCAGTGATCGGACTGAAACAGCATGGGATGATGTTCCGGAAACAATTCGGAATACATTTGACCGTTTGGGGATTCCCGAGGCTGAGGCAAAGTATCTGTCGGGTGTGGCAACACAATATGATTCCGAAGTTGTGTATGCAAGCATGCTCCAAGAGGTTGAATCAAAAGGCGTCTTATTCTTTGATATGGACACTGGATTGCGTGAGCATCCTGAAATTGTAAAGAAATACTTTGGAACACTTGTGCCTTATAATGACAATAAATTCGCAGCACTTAATACTGCCGTATGGTCAGGTGGCTCATTTATCTACATCCCCAAAGGGGTCGTACTGGATAAACCACTCCAGTCCTATTTCCGTATTAACGCAGAATCAATGGGGCAATTTGAGCGTACGATGATTATCGTAGATGAGGGGGCAGATGTCCATTATGTAGAAGGGTGTACGGCACCAATTTATTCTAAAGACTCAATGCACGCAGCAATTGTTGAAATATTTGTTCATGAAAACGCAAAATGTCGTTATACAACCATTCAAAACTGGTCAAATAACGTCTATAACCTTGTTACCAAACGCGCTACTGTGGATGCCCATGGCATGATGGAATGGATTGATGGTAATATCGGAGCCTACAAAACCATGAAATATCCATCCTGTATTTTGGCAGGTAATAGCGCCCGTGGTATGACTATCTCAATTGCAGTTGCAGGCCGCAATCAATGGCAAGATACGGGTGCTAAAATGATTCATAAAGCCCCCAATACGCAAAGTACCATTATCTCTAAATCGGTCTCACGAAATGGTGGAACTGTTAACTATCGTGGTATTGTGCACCATGATAAAGCATCCATCAATGCAAAAACAAAAATAGAGTGTGATACGCTGATTCTTGATGAACTCTCGATGAGTGATACAATGCCTGTTAATATTGTTGAAACAAATGCATCGATTGTAGAACATGAGGCGCGTGTATCGAAGATATCTGAAGAAGAACTGTTCTATCTAATGAGTCGCGGTTTGAGTGAAGAGCAAGCAGCTGAAACCATCATCTTAGGATTTTTAGAACCCTTTACACGTGAGCTCCCTATGGAGTATGCAGTAGAGTTAAATCAACTCATGAAAATGGAGATGGAAGGGTCGGTCGGATAG
- the sufU gene encoding Fe-S cluster assembly sulfur transfer protein SufU, which translates to MNYFDDPTFLRQLIMDHYENPRNKREEPSYPHKQMSTDSCIDDISVQAKIKDGVIEDIAFNGQACTIATSSTSIMTELLKGKTLDQANLIIAEYNKMVHLHEFDANVLQEAVAFKNVGRQANRIHCATLGWRGITALIEESRDDHE; encoded by the coding sequence ATGAACTATTTTGATGATCCCACGTTTTTACGCCAATTGATTATGGATCACTATGAAAATCCTCGCAATAAGCGCGAAGAACCGTCATATCCCCACAAACAAATGAGTACCGATTCGTGTATTGATGATATTAGTGTACAAGCAAAGATTAAAGATGGTGTGATTGAAGATATTGCCTTTAATGGACAAGCATGTACCATTGCGACATCGTCAACGTCAATCATGACTGAATTGCTGAAAGGGAAAACCCTTGATCAAGCAAATCTTATTATTGCTGAGTACAATAAAATGGTTCACTTGCATGAATTCGATGCCAACGTATTACAGGAAGCAGTTGCATTTAAGAATGTAGGACGCCAGGCAAATCGAATTCATTGTGCGACTTTGGGATGGCGTGGCATTACAGCATTAATTGAAGAAAGTAGGGATGACCATGAGTGA
- a CDS encoding aminotransferase class V-fold PLP-dependent enzyme, protein MELTRKDFPFFKRNPEVAYFDNAATTLKPQGVIDAVVDYYERLSANIHRGDYAASLETSNLYERTRSKIAGFIQTDPRNIVFTSGASESLNLVAYGYGKYNLHPGDVVLLSESEHASNTLPWFQLAEEIGIVVEYVPLDETGRITLDSLENALHEKVKVVSLAHISNVLGYINDIKAMAARIHHHGAVFCVDGAQSIGHIPVDVADLDVDFFAFSAHKMLGPTGVGVLYAKPEMFASMQPVSTGGGNNIRYNACGEVVFKDGPAKFESGTPNIEGVIGFGSAIDYLEKVGMENIHAMIQPLHQKALRALGAMEHVTVYNPYADSSIISFAVKGIFAQDVAVYLDSLNISVRSGEHCAKMLNGVLHAEKSVRMSLYFYNTEVEIDRFIKAMEEITIEKAIDVYL, encoded by the coding sequence ATGGAACTAACGAGAAAAGACTTTCCTTTTTTCAAACGCAACCCTGAAGTTGCTTACTTTGACAATGCTGCAACAACACTCAAACCACAAGGGGTTATTGATGCAGTCGTTGATTATTATGAACGTCTCAGTGCCAATATTCACCGTGGTGATTATGCAGCGTCCCTTGAAACAAGCAATTTGTATGAGAGAACACGTTCGAAAATTGCGGGATTCATTCAAACAGATCCTCGCAATATTGTCTTTACATCAGGTGCAAGTGAAAGTTTAAATCTTGTGGCATATGGTTATGGAAAATACAATCTTCATCCAGGCGATGTCGTGTTACTGAGTGAATCAGAACATGCATCCAACACGCTTCCATGGTTTCAACTTGCTGAAGAAATTGGAATTGTTGTTGAATATGTGCCTTTGGATGAAACGGGACGAATTACCCTTGATTCTCTTGAAAATGCATTGCATGAAAAGGTTAAAGTCGTTTCCCTTGCACATATCTCAAATGTCTTGGGGTATATCAATGATATCAAAGCTATGGCAGCGCGCATTCACCATCATGGTGCAGTATTCTGTGTTGATGGTGCACAATCAATCGGCCATATTCCAGTTGATGTAGCGGACTTGGATGTCGACTTCTTCGCGTTCTCTGCCCATAAAATGCTGGGACCAACGGGTGTCGGTGTTCTGTATGCGAAACCAGAGATGTTTGCATCAATGCAACCCGTTAGTACGGGCGGCGGTAACAATATCCGTTATAATGCTTGCGGCGAAGTGGTCTTTAAAGATGGTCCTGCAAAATTTGAGTCAGGAACACCCAACATTGAAGGGGTCATTGGATTTGGAAGTGCCATCGATTACTTAGAAAAAGTCGGTATGGAAAACATTCATGCGATGATTCAACCCTTGCATCAAAAAGCGCTCCGTGCACTTGGGGCAATGGAACATGTTACGGTTTATAATCCTTACGCGGATTCATCGATTATATCCTTTGCTGTGAAAGGTATTTTTGCACAAGATGTCGCTGTTTATCTTGACAGTTTGAATATCTCAGTACGTTCTGGAGAACATTGTGCAAAGATGCTGAATGGTGTATTGCATGCTGAAAAGAGTGTTCGAATGTCCTTATATTTTTATAATACTGAAGTAGAAATTGATCGTTTTATTAAAGCAATGGAAGAAATAACAATCGAAAAAGCAATCGATGTTTATTTGTAG